The DNA sequence AGAAATTAATGCTCCTCTTATTACTTCTTCCATATCTATATACCTTCTTTCATTCGGGGCGTACCTGTGGTCGACCCGAATTTCATTTATTCTCTATATTCTAATAACACTTTATACAAGGATTATTGGATAAAGTATGAAAAAACTATTAATATAGGAATGGTGTTTTCATATTTTAGTATATTCTATACAAAATAACAATAACCAATACGGTGGTGCCTGGCACGACCCGAATACCAGAAAGAGAGGAACCTCATGGAAACTGAATTGCTACAAAGCATTCCATATGCTAAAAATGGCCGTAGAATAAGGGAGCTAACGAAGGGTTACTCATTTGATAAGAAGTATGTAGTTGATGACCAATATCTCATTAGGGTATTTCCAACTAGTGAGCTTGAAAAGAGGCAAATTGAGTTTAATACTATAAAAAAGTTAGGAGTTTATTCAACATGTGTTCCAGAAGCCCTAGAGTTTGGGACCTTAACTAATAGCGAGTTTTCTTATATGGTGCTTAGTTTTTTGCCTGGAGTGGATGCCGAAGTGGGGTTAGCTGAACTAACAGAAGATGAACAGTATCAAGCAGGAGTTTTAGCAGGAATGGAGTTAAAAAAACTACACCAATTATCTGCACCAGAACTTTATCCGTCATGGTACACGGTAAAAAAAGCAAAGTCGGACCGTTATCTCTCGCAATTAAAAGAACTCGACCTCTCATATGACCTAGTTAAGATGCTTGAAGGTTACATAAAGGAGCATGAGAGTTTAATGAAGGATAGACCAAATACGTTCCAACATGATGATTTTCTTCCAGCCAATCTCTTGCTTCACGAAAAACAGTTTGCAGGAATCATTGACTTTCAACGAATGGATTGGGGAGACCCGATACATGATTTACAAAAGCTTGGATTCTTTTCATATAGAGTGAGTGTTGAGTTTTCAAAAGGTATCATCGATGGCTATCACGATATGAAACCAATTTCGCCTTCGTTTTGGCAGTTATATACCTTTTACAGTGTCGTTCATATCGTATCAGCTCTTGTTTGGTCAAAAAAAAGTACCCCTGACCAGTTTGAGCTTATGATTGAATATTCGCTGGACGTCCTAAAAGACCATAATCAACTTGAATCAATTATCCCAAGTTGGTATTCGGTTTAATGGATTCGGGTGGTGCCAGGCACCACCCGAATCCCCCCAATCAGTCAGTTAGGTTTAATACCGTTACTTTTTCACGTGTCATTGATTCGATACTTTTATGAATTCCTTGTGCGCCCATACCTGAACCTTTTATACCTATGAAAGGAAAATGGTCTGGCCCGCGTTCTGTTTTACCGTTAATTTGAACTGAACCTGTTTCCAGTTTATTTGCAATCGAAAAGGCTTTATTGATGTCTTTTGTAAAAATACTTGCTTGCAAACCAAACTCAGACGCGTTCGCAATGTGGATTGCTTCTTCATCAGATGAGACACGGATAACGGGTAATGCTGGTCCAAATGGTTCTTCCCAAGCAATCCGCATATCCTCTGTTACTTGATCAAGAAGGGTAGGGTAAATTAAGTTTTGTTCACGCTTGTTCCCTGTCACAACTGTTGCCCCTTTTTCAATCGCATCGTCGATTAAGCTTTGGACAAAGTCAGCTGAGGAATCATCAATTAACGGAACAATGGTGTTATCTTCTGCAGGCGACCCAACAGTTAGTTTTTCAATTTCTGCTTTTAACAATCCAATCATTTCGTCTGCCACATTTTCATTGACCAATATACGTTTAATAGCTGTGCAACGTTGTCCTGAATAGGAAAAAGCTCCACTTACGATTTGTTGTACGGCGTTCTCTAGGTCTGCATCTTCTCGAACAATCGCAGGATCTTTGCCACCTAGTTCAAGTACTAGCGGTATCATTCCTGCTTTTTTCGCTAAATGAGTTCCAGTATTTGTGCCACCTGTAAAGGAAATCATATCAATTCCTTTATGTTCTACTAAGTAATCACCAATGACTGAACCCCGACCTGTAACAACATTAATAAGCCCTTTTGGAAACCCTGCTTTATGAAATGCCTCAATCATTTTAATACCACTGATAGCGCCCTGAGTGGCAGGCTTAAAGATGACAGCATTCCCTGAAATCAATGCAGGTGCCAATTTCGCAGCGGCGAGATTTACTGGGTAATTAAATGGTGGAATCGCTAGTACAACTCCTAAAGGAACACGCTCAATAATGGCTATTTTTGATTTTGAGCCTCCTGGGAAGCTATCTCCCTTCATACTTTGACCGTGCATATGTAGCGCTTCTTCGACTGTATAGCGAATAAAGTCTGCAGTACGAATCACTTCATTTTTAGCATCTTTAAAGCTTTTCCC is a window from the Bacillus alkalicellulosilyticus genome containing:
- a CDS encoding NADP-dependent glyceraldehyde-3-phosphate dehydrogenase, with the translated sequence MLNSTTYKFYVNGEWKESQTGQTIEIKSPYLHETIGKVQAITKEEVDNAISSAQEAQKQWADIPLQQRASYLYKWAEELVNMQYEIAEIIMKEVGKSFKDAKNEVIRTADFIRYTVEEALHMHGQSMKGDSFPGGSKSKIAIIERVPLGVVLAIPPFNYPVNLAAAKLAPALISGNAVIFKPATQGAISGIKMIEAFHKAGFPKGLINVVTGRGSVIGDYLVEHKGIDMISFTGGTNTGTHLAKKAGMIPLVLELGGKDPAIVREDADLENAVQQIVSGAFSYSGQRCTAIKRILVNENVADEMIGLLKAEIEKLTVGSPAEDNTIVPLIDDSSADFVQSLIDDAIEKGATVVTGNKREQNLIYPTLLDQVTEDMRIAWEEPFGPALPVIRVSSDEEAIHIANASEFGLQASIFTKDINKAFSIANKLETGSVQINGKTERGPDHFPFIGIKGSGMGAQGIHKSIESMTREKVTVLNLTD
- a CDS encoding aminoglycoside phosphotransferase family protein, with protein sequence METELLQSIPYAKNGRRIRELTKGYSFDKKYVVDDQYLIRVFPTSELEKRQIEFNTIKKLGVYSTCVPEALEFGTLTNSEFSYMVLSFLPGVDAEVGLAELTEDEQYQAGVLAGMELKKLHQLSAPELYPSWYTVKKAKSDRYLSQLKELDLSYDLVKMLEGYIKEHESLMKDRPNTFQHDDFLPANLLLHEKQFAGIIDFQRMDWGDPIHDLQKLGFFSYRVSVEFSKGIIDGYHDMKPISPSFWQLYTFYSVVHIVSALVWSKKSTPDQFELMIEYSLDVLKDHNQLESIIPSWYSV